In a single window of the Micrococcaceae bacterium Sec5.7 genome:
- a CDS encoding LacI family DNA-binding transcriptional regulator, protein MISNSGSPARRATILDVAAAAGVSRQTVTRAMNNMPGIKADTRERVQALAMELGYTPSRFAKGLVQGARTSLGLAIPDLTNPYYPAFASSVVEFATHRGWHVVMDDYGHGGGSGLDAVAHLAPQVDAVIGYLGGAVEAAQAILGRRPLVVLDRAAGAAAGGISFDYCHAASLALDHLRGSGRRHIAYVDTRHGSSRSVRGRAFVSISRESGRPLTVVNAAESAQAARQAVRALLLRRPDTDGLVVFNDLMAAGVLKALADAGRKVPQDCAVIGMDGIPLGELVSPELTTLSLDLREVGRAAVELLAGLLAGTIAPGSDAADLRFRHRLVLRQSA, encoded by the coding sequence ATGATCTCCAATTCCGGCAGCCCGGCCAGGCGCGCCACCATCCTTGATGTGGCCGCCGCAGCTGGAGTCTCGCGTCAGACTGTCACCCGGGCCATGAACAACATGCCCGGCATCAAGGCCGATACGCGCGAGCGGGTTCAGGCGCTGGCGATGGAACTCGGCTATACCCCGAGCCGGTTCGCCAAGGGGCTGGTTCAGGGCGCACGCACGTCGCTTGGCCTGGCCATCCCGGATCTCACCAACCCCTACTATCCTGCGTTCGCATCGAGCGTGGTTGAGTTCGCTACCCACCGCGGCTGGCACGTGGTGATGGACGACTACGGGCACGGCGGCGGAAGCGGGCTGGATGCCGTGGCCCACCTTGCTCCGCAAGTGGATGCCGTGATCGGGTACCTCGGAGGGGCGGTCGAAGCGGCCCAGGCCATTCTTGGCCGACGGCCCTTGGTGGTCTTGGACCGGGCTGCCGGTGCTGCCGCCGGCGGGATCTCCTTCGACTACTGCCATGCAGCCAGCCTTGCACTGGATCATTTGCGGGGCAGCGGGCGTCGGCATATCGCATACGTTGACACACGCCACGGCAGTTCACGGTCGGTGAGGGGCCGGGCCTTCGTAAGTATTTCGAGGGAGTCTGGAAGACCGCTCACTGTAGTCAACGCCGCTGAATCAGCCCAGGCAGCCCGCCAGGCTGTGCGCGCGTTGCTGTTGCGACGCCCGGACACCGACGGGTTGGTCGTGTTCAACGACCTGATGGCGGCGGGGGTACTCAAAGCGCTGGCTGACGCCGGCCGGAAGGTTCCGCAGGACTGCGCAGTGATCGGCATGGACGGAATCCCCCTGGGCGAGCTGGTATCGCCGGAGCTGACCACACTTTCGCTGGACCTCCGCGAGGTGGGGAGGGCCGCCGTCGAACTTCTTGCCGGACTTCTTGCCGGAACAATCGCTCCAGGCAGCGATGCCGCAGATCTGAGGTTCCGGCACCGGCTGGTTCTCCGCCAATCGGCCTGA
- the rpmB gene encoding 50S ribosomal protein L28 yields MAAHCQVTGAEPGFGHSISHSHRRNKRRFDPNIQKKRYWVPSLRRNVTLQVSARGIKTIDVRGIDSVVAAILARGVKL; encoded by the coding sequence ATGGCAGCACACTGCCAAGTGACTGGGGCCGAGCCGGGCTTTGGACACAGCATTTCACACTCGCACCGCCGCAATAAGCGCCGGTTCGACCCGAACATTCAGAAGAAGCGCTACTGGGTTCCGTCCCTGCGGCGTAACGTCACGCTGCAGGTTTCCGCACGTGGCATCAAGACCATCGACGTACGCGGCATCGACTCAGTCGTAGCCGCCATCTTGGCACGGGGAGTGAAGCTCTAG
- the rpsN gene encoding 30S ribosomal protein S14, protein MAKKSMIAKNEQRKVIVERYAAKRLELKKALVDPNSTDEVREAARLGLQKLPRNASPVRLRNRDIIDGRPRGTFQKFGISRVRFRDMAHRGELPGITKSSW, encoded by the coding sequence ATGGCTAAGAAGTCAATGATCGCTAAGAACGAACAGCGTAAAGTCATCGTAGAGCGTTACGCTGCCAAGCGCCTCGAACTGAAGAAGGCTCTGGTTGACCCCAACTCGACCGACGAAGTTCGCGAAGCTGCACGCCTCGGCCTGCAGAAGCTGCCCCGCAACGCCTCACCGGTACGTCTGCGTAACCGCGACATCATCGATGGCCGCCCCCGCGGTACCTTCCAGAAGTTCGGTATCTCCCGTGTTCGCTTCCGCGACATGGCGCACCGTGGTGAGCTCCCGGGCATCACCAAGTCTTCCTGGTAA
- a CDS encoding glycoside hydrolase family 2 TIM barrel-domain containing protein yields MSVEPVATISVASDAPEVSGRPLDLAAEQVGDLASTAPAQGTLRARAYLDSDAARISLNGAWKFRLNPGIRQSPQDGWQSGQVLEGFHDLPVPSSWPMHGHGSPWYTNVKYPFAMEPPHVPDENPIGDHVVQFEAGSEFFPHALLRFDGVDSAGTVWLNGTRLGTTRGSRLAHEFDVSGVLAEGTNVLAVQVAQFSAASYLEDQDMWWLPGIFRDVTLQERPQGGIDDVFVHADFDHRSGEGILRIEASRAGEAIDAVVHVPELGFEASAGAEYRIPDISPWSAELPRLYGATVSTAGETVSLQLGFRTISIEDARFKINGQPILLRGVNRHEHDPRLGRVVPRDVMEAELRLMKQHNINAIRTSHYPPHPDFLALADRLGFYVVLECDLETHGFVSAGWNRNPTADPQWEPALLDRMSRTVERDKNHAAVIMWSLGNEAGSGENLAAMSRWTKDRDPSRPIHYEGDWSCAYVDVYSRMYADHAETELIGQGKEEPLEDAGLDARRRAMPFVLCEYVHAMGNGPGGMTEYQELFHRYPRLMGGFVWEWLEHGIARTAGDGQEYFVYGGDFGEEIHDGNFVTDGLVDADRKPRPGLLDFKKVIEPLAIEVAPDWSGFTVRNGYDFADTSALRFRYTVEADAVTLDGGHVDVALLPPRGEAAVQLPSGLAALTGSAAVLTVSAVLAADADWAGEGHELAWGQAALNLPVPAGIPCTVRIHEDPETLRLGPAVFSRTTGALTNLADVPVDDLRLSLWRVPTDNDLGRELGSPDPRPLSQQWTDAGLNRLHSRLLGISAVPAAEGGETLLVRTRVGAADKQFGVFVDYSWSSDGSRVNLHTQVRPDGDWTDNGRAKPWARIGLELVLGSKTQTVDWFGQGPHQSYPDTGQGTKLGWYSIPLAELDVDYVRPQESGARGGVRTAALALGTGRLTIEGEPFALTVRPFSRQVLAAATHQPDLVPDGRSYVYVDHLRRGVGTAACGPGVLDRYRLPARDADFTVVFEFHE; encoded by the coding sequence ATGTCAGTTGAGCCCGTGGCCACCATTTCCGTGGCATCCGATGCCCCTGAGGTCTCTGGCCGTCCGCTGGATCTCGCCGCAGAACAGGTCGGTGACTTGGCCTCAACAGCTCCGGCCCAGGGGACCCTTCGGGCGCGTGCCTATCTGGACAGCGACGCCGCGCGGATCTCGCTCAACGGAGCATGGAAGTTCCGCCTGAACCCCGGGATCCGGCAGTCTCCCCAGGACGGCTGGCAGTCGGGTCAGGTCCTGGAAGGTTTCCACGACCTGCCGGTACCATCGAGCTGGCCCATGCACGGGCATGGTTCGCCCTGGTACACCAACGTAAAGTATCCGTTCGCCATGGAACCGCCGCACGTCCCGGACGAGAACCCGATCGGCGACCACGTGGTGCAGTTCGAGGCAGGCTCCGAGTTCTTTCCGCACGCCCTTCTTCGCTTCGACGGCGTTGATTCAGCCGGAACCGTGTGGCTGAACGGAACGCGGCTTGGCACCACCAGGGGCAGCAGGCTGGCCCACGAGTTCGACGTCTCAGGCGTGCTGGCAGAGGGGACGAACGTACTTGCCGTGCAGGTTGCCCAGTTCTCGGCAGCCAGCTATCTGGAGGATCAGGACATGTGGTGGCTGCCCGGCATTTTCCGGGACGTCACGCTTCAGGAGCGCCCCCAGGGCGGCATCGACGATGTCTTTGTCCATGCGGATTTCGATCACCGCAGCGGCGAAGGCATTCTCCGCATTGAAGCGAGCCGCGCAGGAGAGGCGATTGACGCCGTCGTGCATGTACCGGAGCTGGGGTTCGAAGCGTCCGCCGGCGCCGAGTACCGAATTCCCGACATCAGCCCCTGGTCCGCCGAGCTGCCCCGCCTCTATGGGGCGACTGTCAGCACAGCGGGTGAGACGGTTTCCCTGCAGCTGGGATTCCGGACCATCAGCATCGAGGACGCCCGGTTCAAGATCAATGGCCAGCCGATCCTCCTGCGCGGCGTCAACCGGCACGAGCACGATCCCCGGCTGGGGCGAGTTGTGCCGCGGGACGTTATGGAGGCCGAGCTGCGGCTGATGAAGCAGCACAACATCAACGCCATCCGGACGTCCCACTACCCGCCGCACCCTGATTTTCTCGCCTTGGCGGACCGGCTCGGATTCTATGTAGTTCTTGAGTGCGATCTGGAGACCCACGGTTTCGTGAGTGCCGGCTGGAACCGGAACCCGACCGCAGATCCTCAGTGGGAACCCGCCCTTCTTGACCGCATGAGCCGGACGGTGGAGCGGGACAAGAACCACGCCGCTGTCATCATGTGGTCCCTGGGGAACGAGGCCGGCTCGGGCGAAAACCTCGCCGCCATGTCCCGCTGGACCAAAGACCGCGACCCGTCCAGGCCCATCCACTATGAAGGCGACTGGAGCTGTGCCTACGTGGATGTCTACTCACGCATGTACGCGGACCACGCAGAAACCGAGCTGATCGGCCAGGGCAAGGAAGAGCCGCTCGAGGACGCCGGGCTGGACGCCCGGCGCCGCGCCATGCCTTTTGTGTTGTGCGAGTACGTCCACGCAATGGGCAACGGACCCGGGGGGATGACCGAGTACCAGGAGCTGTTCCACCGGTATCCGAGGCTGATGGGTGGTTTCGTCTGGGAATGGCTGGAACACGGAATTGCACGCACCGCCGGGGACGGCCAGGAGTATTTTGTATACGGCGGGGATTTCGGTGAGGAAATTCACGACGGCAACTTTGTCACGGACGGGCTGGTGGACGCTGACCGCAAGCCACGGCCCGGACTGCTCGACTTCAAGAAAGTCATCGAACCGCTGGCCATCGAGGTGGCACCAGACTGGTCAGGTTTCACTGTCCGCAACGGCTACGACTTCGCGGACACTTCTGCTCTCCGGTTCCGGTACACGGTCGAGGCCGACGCCGTCACGCTCGACGGCGGGCACGTGGACGTTGCGTTGCTGCCGCCCCGTGGGGAAGCCGCCGTGCAGCTGCCCTCAGGGCTGGCAGCACTCACCGGTTCGGCCGCGGTGCTGACGGTCAGCGCGGTACTGGCAGCGGACGCGGACTGGGCCGGGGAAGGGCACGAGCTCGCCTGGGGACAGGCCGCGCTGAACCTGCCGGTTCCTGCGGGCATCCCCTGCACCGTGCGGATCCACGAGGATCCAGAAACGCTCCGTCTCGGCCCGGCTGTGTTCAGCCGAACCACCGGTGCGCTGACAAACCTGGCGGATGTGCCGGTGGATGACCTCCGCTTGTCGCTGTGGCGCGTCCCCACAGACAACGATCTTGGGCGTGAATTGGGCAGCCCGGATCCACGCCCCCTGTCACAGCAGTGGACCGATGCAGGACTCAACCGCCTGCACTCCAGGCTTCTCGGAATTTCCGCCGTGCCCGCAGCGGAAGGCGGCGAAACCCTCTTGGTGCGGACGCGGGTCGGGGCTGCGGACAAGCAGTTCGGTGTGTTCGTCGATTACAGCTGGTCGAGCGATGGCAGCAGGGTGAACCTGCACACGCAGGTGCGGCCAGATGGAGACTGGACAGACAACGGGCGGGCCAAGCCGTGGGCCCGCATCGGGCTGGAGCTGGTGCTCGGTTCAAAAACACAGACTGTGGACTGGTTCGGGCAGGGCCCGCACCAGAGCTACCCGGATACTGGCCAGGGCACGAAGCTGGGCTGGTATTCCATTCCGCTGGCGGAGCTGGACGTGGACTACGTGCGCCCGCAGGAGTCCGGCGCCCGCGGCGGTGTCCGTACTGCGGCGCTGGCGCTCGGCACCGGCCGGCTGACCATCGAGGGCGAACCTTTCGCGCTGACGGTGCGCCCCTTTAGCCGGCAGGTTCTCGCCGCCGCCACCCATCAGCCGGACCTGGTGCCGGACGGACGAAGCTATGTGTACGTGGATCATCTCCGGCGTGGTGTGGGAACCGCTGCCTGCGGGCCGGGGGTCCTGGACCGTTACCGCCTGCCCGCTCGGGACGCCGACTTCACTGTCGTGTTTGAGTTCCACGAGTAG
- the rpmG gene encoding 50S ribosomal protein L33, which translates to MAKDKDVRPIIKLKSTAGTGYTYVTRKNRRNDPDRMVLKKYDPRIRQHVEFREER; encoded by the coding sequence GTGGCAAAAGACAAGGACGTACGTCCGATCATCAAGCTCAAGTCCACCGCGGGAACGGGTTACACCTACGTAACCCGTAAGAACCGTCGTAACGATCCGGACCGTATGGTTCTGAAGAAGTACGATCCCAGGATCCGCCAGCACGTCGAATTCCGAGAGGAGCGCTAA